In Metopolophium dirhodum isolate CAU chromosome 7, ASM1992520v1, whole genome shotgun sequence, one genomic interval encodes:
- the LOC132949755 gene encoding 2-acylglycerol O-acyltransferase 2-A-like codes for MCNTVDRGRTRIEPVANGQIYNPRQSTNQNATSPIILCRARGALRCDDRVRAVLNLTRYREHGFCSDDYHLHLKAPYLAKSCWIDSAHIDDDDDEIRFVLHEQCTFKIPTMKLKDVEFAPLYVPLKRRLETLAAAGWIYLVVFGGLTGWAVFLYILMATRFWWAALIYGLWIYLDRSVASNSPKRFRFVRRLAWWTHFKNYFPVSLVKTHDLPADKSYLFATYPHGVLCAGSFSNFATDAGQFSELFPGLTSYLITLSLHFSMPFSREIGIGLCLQESSEKSLMNLLDNKKGNVAVLMVGGVSEAFKSFPGPYHLILKNRKGFIRVALQTGASLVPVFSFGETSVYGLGEAEPNSFWEKVLKLIKWKSGNKVPVGRGFFQYSFGLVPRRHPIVTVVGKPIDVPKIVKPEKEDIEKYHRIFIDELTKLFEEHKTKYSKHPDEMELVLD; via the exons ATGTGTAATACGGTCGACAGAGGACGGACACGTATCGAACCGGTGGCGAACGGGCAG ATATACAACCCAAGGCAAAGTACAAACCAAAATGCCACCTCTCCGATAATTCTATGCCGGGCCCGAGGTGCTCTCCGCTGCGACGACCGTGTACGTGCAGTTTTGAACTTGACACGCTATCGGGAACACGGTTTTTGTAGCGACGATTATCACTTACACCTTAAGGCGCCTTACTTGGCCAAGTCTTGTTGGATCGATTCTGCTCatatcgacgacgacgacgacgaaataCGTTTCGTTTTGCATGAGCAGTGTACTTTTAAG ATTCCAACAATGAAGCTGAAGGACGTGGAATTCGCGCCCCTGTACGTGCCGCTCAAGCGGAGGCTCGAGACGCTCGCGGCCGCCGGATGGATTTACTTGGTGGTATTTGGAGGACTAACCGGATGGGCTGTTTTCTTGTACATTTTAATGGCCACACGGTTTTGGTGGGCAGCACTCATATACGGTTTATGGATCTATCTTGACCGGTCTGTAGCGTCAAATAGCCCGAAAAG atttcGCTTTGTAAGAAGATTGGCATGGTGGACCCACTTTAAGAACTACTTTCCAGTATCTCTAGTAAAGACTCACGATTTGCCAGCTGATAAATCGTATCTATTTGCCACTTACCCTCACGGTGTATTGTGTGCTGGATCATTTTCTAATTTTGCGACAGACGCAGGACAATTTTCCGAACTGTTTCCCGGTCTCACGTCGTATCTTATAACGCTCAGTTTACACTTTAGCATGCCATTTAGCCGTGAAATTGGCATAGGTTTAt GTCTTCAAGAATCATCTGAAAAAAGTTTGATGAATTTATTGGATAATAAAAAAGGGAACGTTGCTGTTCTTATGGTAGGAGGTGTTTCCGAAGCGTTTAAGTCTTTTCCAGGGCCGTACCAtctcatattaaaaaataggaAGGGATTTATCCGAGTGGCATTACAAACTgg gGCGTCTTTAGTGCCAGTGTTTTCTTTTGGTGAGACAAGTGTCTACGGATTGGGCGAAGCGGAGCCAAATTCATTCTGGGAAAAAGTGTTGAAATTAATCAAATGGAAAAGCGGAAATAAAGTACCAGTAGGACGTGGATTTTTCCAGTATAGTTTTGGTCTTGTGCCCCGCAGACATCCAATTGTTACTGTTG tGGGTAAGCCAATTGATGTACCAAAAATTGTTAAACCAGAAAAAGAAGATATTGAGAAGTACCACCGAATATTTATTGACGAATTGACCAAACTATTCGAAGAACATAAAACTAAATACTCGAAACATCCCGATGAAATGGAGTTGGTAttggattaa